One Streptomyces sp. P9-A2 DNA window includes the following coding sequences:
- the pknB gene encoding Stk1 family PASTA domain-containing Ser/Thr kinase — MDTTLQDPLVGQVLDGRYRVEARIAVGGMATVYRAVDTRLDRVLALKVMHPALAADGSFVDRFIREAKSVARLDHPNVVQVFDQGTDRGYVYLAMEYIAGCTLRDVLRERGALQPRAALDILEPMLAALGAAHRAGFVHRDMKPENVLIGDDGRVKVADFGLVRGVGTVTNTTGTVLGTVSYLAPEQIESGTADPRVDVYACGILLYEMLTGERPHEGDSPAIVLYKHLHDDVPPPSAVVPGMAYALDELVASATARNPEIRPHDAVALFAQVRVARGGLDTAQLDAVPPQALSSEHHNADDRTSVIPRALTSPTLGFARAGGPPSRPLPVNEDDEQQGRGGGADSYHRTSRLRTPAPLPPRRGPGLRAPALLRGPMTIVVVVLLVLGAGAGVWYINSGQFTKVPPLLAKTEQEARDRLAEAGLDVGRVEEAYSDSVRRGTVIRTDPAAGARIRGTDSVSLTLSKGPQTVKVPDVDGVALDRARSALKKAGLEPGMVTREFSEDVAKGSVISTGPAGGTEVRAGSAVALTVSKGNPVDIPDVTGDEAADARAALEEAGLEVEVATERVTSEHDAGRVARQSPEAGGEAVEGDTVTLTLSKGPEMIEVPDVVGNSVDEATETLEAAGFRVEEDRGLLGLFGDTVRGQSVKGGGTAPKGSTITLKIR, encoded by the coding sequence GTGGACACGACCCTTCAGGACCCTCTGGTCGGGCAGGTGCTCGACGGTCGGTATCGCGTCGAAGCGCGTATCGCGGTCGGCGGGATGGCCACGGTCTACCGGGCCGTGGACACCCGCCTCGACCGCGTGCTCGCGCTCAAGGTGATGCACCCGGCGCTCGCCGCCGACGGTTCCTTCGTCGACCGGTTCATCCGCGAGGCGAAGTCGGTGGCCCGTCTGGACCATCCGAACGTGGTGCAGGTCTTCGACCAGGGCACCGACCGGGGGTACGTGTATCTGGCGATGGAGTACATCGCCGGCTGCACCCTGCGGGACGTGCTGCGCGAGCGCGGGGCGCTGCAGCCGCGTGCCGCGCTGGACATCCTGGAGCCGATGCTGGCCGCGCTCGGTGCCGCGCACCGGGCCGGTTTCGTGCACCGGGACATGAAGCCGGAGAACGTCCTGATCGGGGACGACGGCCGGGTCAAGGTCGCCGACTTCGGCCTGGTCCGGGGCGTGGGCACGGTGACGAACACCACCGGCACCGTGCTGGGCACGGTCTCGTACCTGGCACCGGAGCAGATCGAGAGCGGTACCGCCGACCCTCGCGTGGACGTCTACGCGTGCGGCATCCTGCTCTACGAGATGCTGACCGGTGAGCGGCCGCACGAGGGCGACTCACCCGCGATCGTGCTCTACAAGCATCTGCACGACGACGTACCGCCGCCGTCGGCCGTCGTCCCCGGTATGGCGTACGCGCTGGACGAGCTGGTCGCGTCGGCGACCGCGCGCAACCCGGAGATCCGTCCGCACGACGCGGTGGCGCTGTTCGCCCAGGTCCGCGTGGCCCGCGGCGGCCTCGACACGGCGCAGCTGGACGCGGTCCCGCCCCAGGCGCTGTCGTCGGAGCACCACAACGCGGACGACCGTACGAGCGTCATCCCGCGCGCGCTGACCTCCCCCACGCTCGGCTTCGCTCGCGCGGGGGGACCCCCATCCCGCCCGCTGCCCGTGAACGAGGACGACGAACAGCAGGGGCGCGGCGGCGGTGCGGACTCCTACCACCGCACCAGCCGGCTCCGGACCCCGGCGCCGCTGCCGCCCCGGCGCGGCCCGGGGCTGCGCGCTCCGGCGCTGCTGCGCGGCCCGATGACGATCGTCGTCGTGGTGCTGCTGGTCCTCGGGGCCGGAGCGGGCGTCTGGTACATCAACTCGGGCCAGTTCACCAAGGTCCCGCCGCTGCTGGCGAAGACCGAGCAGGAGGCCCGGGACCGGCTGGCGGAGGCCGGGCTGGACGTCGGCCGGGTCGAGGAGGCGTACAGCGACTCCGTGAGGCGGGGCACGGTGATCCGTACGGACCCGGCAGCGGGCGCCCGTATCCGCGGCACCGACTCGGTCTCGCTGACCCTCTCCAAGGGGCCACAGACCGTGAAGGTGCCCGATGTGGACGGCGTCGCGCTGGACAGGGCGCGGTCCGCGCTGAAGAAGGCGGGCCTGGAGCCGGGCATGGTCACCCGGGAGTTCAGCGAGGACGTGGCCAAGGGTTCCGTGATCTCCACCGGGCCGGCCGGGGGTACCGAGGTCCGTGCGGGCTCGGCGGTGGCACTCACCGTGAGCAAGGGCAACCCGGTGGACATCCCCGACGTGACCGGCGATGAGGCGGCGGACGCGCGCGCCGCGCTGGAGGAGGCCGGCCTCGAGGTGGAGGTCGCCACCGAGCGGGTCACCTCCGAGCACGACGCGGGCCGGGTGGCCCGGCAGAGCCCGGAGGCGGGCGGTGAGGCCGTCGAGGGGGACACCGTGACGCTGACGCTGTCCAAGGGACCCGAGATGATCGAGGTTCCCGACGTGGTCGGCAACAGCGTGGACGAGGCCACGGAGACGCTGGAGGCGGCCGGGTTCCGGGTCGAGGAGGACCGCGGGCTGCTCGGCCTGTTCGGCGACACCGTCAGGGGACAGTCCGTGAAGGGCGGGGGCACCGCGCCCAAGGGCTCGACGATCACCCTCAAGATCCGCTGA
- a CDS encoding Rv2175c family DNA-binding protein, with the protein MTEIDAKTDVLVPAWLTLPDIAEMFGVEVTRVRQMVKDGQLIAVRRGENRALHVPAAFIDEDKIVKGLSGTLTLLRDDGFTDEEMLEWLFTSDESLPGTPAQALSENRGTEVKRRAQALAV; encoded by the coding sequence GTGACCGAGATTGACGCAAAGACCGATGTTCTCGTCCCCGCCTGGCTCACCCTTCCCGACATCGCCGAGATGTTCGGTGTCGAGGTGACGCGCGTCCGGCAGATGGTCAAGGACGGCCAGCTCATCGCCGTACGCCGAGGTGAGAACCGCGCACTGCACGTCCCCGCCGCCTTCATCGACGAGGACAAGATCGTCAAGGGCCTCTCCGGGACCCTGACGCTCCTGCGGGACGACGGATTCACGGACGAAGAGATGCTGGAATGGCTCTTCACCTCCGACGAGAGCCTGCCGGGCACGCCCGCGCAGGCACTGAGCGAGAACCGCGGTACGGAGGTGAAGCGCCGCGCCCAGGCGCTCGCCGTCTGA
- a CDS encoding thiazole synthase yields MADDPFVLGGMSFTSRLIMGTGGAAGLEVLERALVASGTELTTVAMRRVDPSVHGSVLSVLDKLGIRVLPNTAGCYTAGEAVLTARLAREALGTDLVKLEVIADERTLLPDPIELLEAAETLVDDGFTVLPYTNDDPVLARKLEDAGCAAIMPLGSPIGSGLGIRNPHNFELITQHARVPVILDAGAGTASDAALAMELGCAGVMLASAVTRAQEPVLMAAAMRGAVEAGRLARRAGRIPRRHFAEASSPAEGLAALDPERPAF; encoded by the coding sequence ATGGCCGACGATCCGTTCGTTCTCGGCGGTATGTCCTTCACGTCCCGGCTGATCATGGGGACCGGTGGGGCGGCCGGCCTCGAGGTGCTGGAGCGGGCGCTGGTGGCGTCCGGTACGGAGCTGACGACAGTCGCGATGCGGCGGGTGGACCCCTCGGTGCACGGCTCGGTCCTGTCGGTGCTGGACAAGCTGGGCATCCGGGTGCTGCCGAACACGGCGGGCTGCTACACCGCCGGCGAGGCGGTGCTCACCGCGCGCCTCGCGCGGGAGGCGCTCGGCACCGATCTGGTCAAGCTGGAGGTCATCGCCGACGAGCGCACCCTGCTGCCGGACCCGATCGAGCTGCTGGAGGCGGCGGAGACCCTGGTCGACGACGGGTTCACGGTGCTGCCGTACACCAATGACGACCCGGTGCTGGCGCGGAAACTGGAGGACGCCGGCTGTGCGGCGATCATGCCGCTCGGTTCGCCGATCGGGTCGGGGCTCGGCATCCGCAACCCGCACAACTTCGAGCTGATCACGCAGCACGCGCGCGTGCCGGTGATTCTGGACGCGGGCGCCGGTACGGCGTCGGACGCGGCGCTGGCGATGGAACTGGGATGCGCGGGGGTGATGCTCGCCTCGGCGGTGACGCGGGCGCAGGAGCCGGTACTGATGGCCGCCGCCATGCGCGGTGCGGTCGAGGCGGGGCGGCTGGCCAGGCGGGCGGGACGGATTCCGCGGCGGCACTTCGCCGAGGCGTCGTCTCCTGCGGAGGGCCTCGCCGCGCTGGATCCGGAGCGGCCCGCGTTCTGA
- the thiO gene encoding glycine oxidase ThiO, translating into MSPTHTSGSPRAPGRSPDVLVVGGGIIGLVTAWRAAQRGLATTVLDPEPGAGAARVAAGMLAAVTELHYGEQTLLGLNLASARRYPGFAAELTEATGHDLGYRRCGTLAVALDADDRAHLRELHVLQQRSGLDAQWLSGRECRRLEPMLAPGVRGGLRVDGDHQIDPRRLAAALVTACERAGVVLHRAWAERLTVAGERATGVVTAEGTALSAGQVVLAGGSLSGRLAGIPADVLPPVRPVKGQVVRLTMPDRFGPFLSRTVRAVVRGSHVYLVPRENGELVIGATSEEQGWDTTVTAGGVYELLRDAHEIVPGITELPLTETRAGLRPGSPDNAPLLGPSALAGLVLATGHHRNGVLLTPVTGDVLAEALTTGELPAEARPFTPRRFAAAALTEQSA; encoded by the coding sequence ATGTCGCCCACACACACCTCGGGCTCCCCACGCGCTCCGGGGCGTTCTCCGGACGTCCTCGTCGTCGGGGGCGGGATCATCGGCCTGGTCACGGCCTGGCGGGCCGCGCAGCGCGGGCTGGCCACGACCGTGCTGGACCCCGAGCCGGGCGCCGGCGCCGCCCGGGTGGCCGCCGGGATGCTGGCCGCCGTCACGGAACTGCACTACGGCGAGCAGACCCTGCTCGGTCTGAACCTCGCCTCCGCGCGCCGCTACCCCGGCTTCGCGGCCGAGCTCACCGAGGCCACCGGCCACGACCTCGGTTACCGCCGCTGCGGCACCCTCGCGGTCGCGCTGGACGCCGACGACCGTGCCCATCTGCGCGAACTGCACGTCCTGCAGCAGCGGTCGGGGCTCGACGCGCAGTGGCTGTCCGGGCGGGAGTGCCGACGCCTGGAGCCGATGCTCGCACCGGGTGTGCGCGGCGGGCTGCGGGTGGACGGCGACCACCAGATCGACCCCCGGCGCCTGGCGGCCGCGCTGGTGACCGCCTGCGAGCGGGCGGGAGTGGTGTTGCACCGCGCGTGGGCCGAGCGGCTCACCGTCGCCGGGGAGCGGGCCACGGGTGTGGTCACCGCCGAAGGCACCGCGCTGAGCGCCGGGCAGGTGGTGCTCGCCGGGGGCAGCCTCAGCGGACGGCTCGCGGGGATCCCGGCGGATGTGCTGCCTCCGGTACGTCCGGTGAAGGGACAGGTGGTCCGGCTCACGATGCCGGACCGGTTCGGCCCGTTCCTGAGCCGGACGGTACGCGCGGTGGTGCGCGGCAGCCATGTGTACCTGGTGCCGCGCGAGAACGGGGAGCTGGTGATCGGGGCGACCAGCGAGGAACAGGGCTGGGACACGACCGTCACCGCGGGCGGGGTGTACGAACTGCTGCGCGACGCCCACGAAATCGTCCCCGGGATCACCGAACTTCCGCTCACCGAGACCCGGGCCGGGCTGCGCCCCGGTTCCCCCGACAACGCGCCGCTGCTCGGCCCGTCCGCGCTGGCGGGGCTGGTCCTCGCGACCGGGCACCACCGCAACGGCGTGCTGCTCACGCCGGTCACCGGCGACGTCCTGGCCGAGGCCCTGACCACCGGTGAACTCCCGGCCGAGGCCCGTCCCTTCACACCCCGGCGGTTCGCCGCCGCCGCACTCACGGAGCAGTCCGCATGA
- a CDS encoding NAD(P)/FAD-dependent oxidoreductase — protein MSEQTQERGPSGPRRVVVTGAGMAGVQTAVALREQGFTGTVTLIGAEPHQPYDRPPLSKAVLLGTAENSAFDVDFETLGIELRLGCQVFGLRPADHELDTEAGPVPYDVLVVATGAEPVRLPGAEGVPGVHLLRTLDDVERLRPVLARRQDVVVVGAGWIGAEFATAAREAGCAVTVVEAADRPLAEALPAEVAAPMTAWYDDAGVVLRTHARVERVEPGAVVLDDGSRLPAGAVVVGIGARPATAWLAGSGIELGEHGEVVTDARLTTSVPDVYAVGDCASFPSKRYGERLLVHHWDNALQGPRTVAANIIGAATGASPAVYDPVPYFWSEQFGRFVQYAGHHADADRTVWRGEADGPAWTVCWLRASRLVALLAVGRPRDLAQGRRLIEAGTVMDETLLADPARPLKSAKV, from the coding sequence GTGAGCGAGCAGACGCAGGAACGGGGACCGTCCGGGCCGCGGCGCGTGGTGGTGACGGGGGCCGGAATGGCCGGCGTACAGACAGCCGTCGCCCTCCGGGAGCAGGGTTTCACCGGCACCGTGACACTGATCGGCGCCGAACCCCACCAGCCGTACGACCGGCCGCCCCTGTCCAAGGCGGTGCTGCTGGGCACGGCGGAGAACTCCGCCTTCGACGTCGACTTCGAGACGCTCGGCATCGAACTGCGGCTCGGCTGCCAGGTGTTCGGGCTGCGCCCCGCCGACCACGAGCTGGACACGGAGGCCGGGCCGGTCCCCTACGACGTCCTGGTCGTCGCGACCGGCGCCGAACCGGTCCGGCTGCCGGGCGCGGAAGGGGTCCCGGGCGTCCATCTGCTGCGCACCCTGGACGACGTCGAACGGCTGCGGCCGGTGCTCGCGCGCCGGCAGGACGTCGTGGTCGTCGGTGCCGGCTGGATCGGCGCGGAGTTCGCCACGGCCGCGCGCGAGGCGGGCTGCGCGGTCACCGTCGTGGAGGCCGCCGACCGGCCCCTGGCCGAGGCGCTGCCCGCCGAGGTGGCCGCCCCGATGACCGCCTGGTACGACGACGCGGGAGTGGTGCTGCGGACGCACGCGCGCGTGGAGCGCGTCGAGCCCGGCGCGGTGGTGCTCGACGACGGCTCGCGACTGCCCGCGGGCGCCGTCGTCGTCGGTATCGGTGCCCGCCCCGCCACCGCCTGGCTGGCCGGCTCGGGGATCGAACTCGGCGAGCACGGCGAGGTGGTCACCGACGCCCGTCTGACGACCTCCGTGCCGGACGTGTACGCGGTGGGCGACTGCGCGTCCTTCCCCTCGAAGCGGTACGGCGAACGCCTGCTGGTGCACCACTGGGACAATGCCCTCCAGGGCCCGCGCACGGTCGCGGCGAACATCATCGGGGCGGCCACCGGTGCGTCCCCGGCGGTGTACGACCCGGTGCCGTACTTCTGGTCCGAGCAGTTCGGACGCTTCGTCCAGTACGCCGGGCACCACGCGGACGCCGACCGGACGGTGTGGCGGGGGGAGGCCGACGGCCCGGCGTGGACGGTCTGCTGGCTCCGTGCGTCCCGGCTGGTCGCGCTGCTGGCGGTGGGCCGCCCCCGCGACCTGGCCCAGGGGCGCCGGCTGATCGAGGCGGGCACGGTGATGGACGAGACGCTGCTGGCCGACCCGGCGCGACCCCTGAAGTCGGCAAAGGTGTGA
- the thiS gene encoding sulfur carrier protein ThiS encodes MNDPANVTTGPTVSVSASVSVSVSVNGEPREVASGTALDALIATLTPAPSGVAAALNETVVPRARWPLTSLSEGDRVEVLTAVQGG; translated from the coding sequence ATGAACGATCCGGCGAATGTCACGACCGGCCCCACCGTCTCCGTCTCCGCCTCCGTCTCCGTCTCCGTCTCCGTCAACGGGGAACCGCGCGAGGTGGCTTCCGGTACGGCGCTCGACGCGCTGATCGCCACCCTGACCCCGGCTCCCTCCGGGGTGGCCGCCGCCCTCAACGAAACCGTCGTCCCGCGCGCGCGGTGGCCGCTCACGTCCCTCTCCGAGGGGGACCGGGTGGAAGTCCTGACCGCCGTCCAGGGAGGCTGA